From Streptomyces sp. NBC_01460, a single genomic window includes:
- a CDS encoding GNAT family N-acetyltransferase, producing MNDAAADLRFVPLDAGDTATLDAWLRLTEDGADGVPLSAAPPCEADLAGSVRFAPPGTALAGEVAFLDGEAVGAVRLVLPDGAPVAVVDQLLTASKERRQGIGTALVGRARALAGDHGRTLLVADVVQALPGGPARDEGPAAFAAAVGATPADGPEGVHQWLDLARHDPLAGGVPEVPAGYRLQRWGTITPDGFAVAVSELGQSLGESRPETWGEGPEAIRTSHVRRYERMRVGRGRRAYHVGVVHEETGELAGFTSASKTTGNPEHLLQGMTVVAAGHRGHGLGLLLKLANLAHVREYEPSVRLIETANADDNRPMIALNEAMGFVPQERFVSWEVPVVPAG from the coding sequence ATGAACGACGCAGCAGCGGACCTCCGCTTCGTCCCGCTGGACGCCGGCGACACCGCCACGCTGGACGCCTGGCTCCGACTGACCGAGGACGGCGCGGACGGCGTCCCGCTGTCCGCCGCCCCGCCCTGCGAGGCCGACCTGGCCGGCTCGGTGCGCTTCGCGCCGCCGGGCACCGCGCTGGCGGGCGAGGTCGCCTTCCTGGACGGTGAGGCGGTCGGCGCGGTCCGTCTGGTGCTCCCCGACGGAGCGCCCGTCGCCGTCGTCGACCAGCTGCTGACCGCGTCCAAGGAGCGCCGTCAGGGCATCGGGACCGCCCTCGTCGGGCGGGCCCGTGCCCTGGCAGGGGACCACGGCCGCACCCTCCTGGTCGCCGACGTGGTCCAGGCGCTGCCGGGCGGGCCCGCCCGGGACGAGGGCCCGGCCGCGTTCGCGGCCGCGGTGGGCGCCACCCCCGCCGACGGCCCGGAGGGCGTCCACCAGTGGCTCGACCTGGCCCGGCACGACCCGCTGGCCGGCGGCGTCCCGGAGGTCCCGGCCGGCTACCGGCTCCAGCGGTGGGGGACCATCACCCCCGACGGGTTCGCGGTCGCCGTGTCGGAGCTCGGCCAGTCGCTCGGCGAGAGCCGCCCGGAGACCTGGGGGGAGGGCCCCGAGGCGATCCGCACCAGCCATGTGCGGCGCTACGAGCGGATGCGGGTGGGCCGCGGCCGGCGCGCGTACCACGTGGGCGTCGTGCACGAGGAGACCGGTGAGCTCGCCGGCTTCACCAGCGCCTCCAAGACCACCGGCAATCCGGAGCACCTCCTCCAGGGCATGACGGTGGTGGCGGCCGGGCACCGCGGCCACGGCCTGGGGCTGCTGCTGAAGCTCGCGAACCTCGCCCACGTGCGTGAGTACGAGCCCTCGGTGCGGCTGATCGAGACGGCCAACGCCGATGACAACCGTCCGATGATCGCCCTCAACGAGGCGATGGGCTTCGTCCCTCAGGAGCGCTTCGTCTCCTGGGAGGTGCCGGTCGTCCCCGCCGGCTGA